A genomic window from Streptococcus sanguinis includes:
- a CDS encoding Fic family protein — protein sequence MTYKQDYLDDILIRMAYHSSGIEGNTISLPETVSIILESTLPGKHKSIREFYEIENHKQAFSLLLDSLANNAPLTVGLVQDFHALLTDRLQHDRGQFKTVQNAIIGAEFNTASPEETPFLMTQWADNTAYRLDMAKSEREILEILADTHIQFERIHPFSDGNGRTGRLVLMYLAMKYLGAPVIISKDDRAEYMELLAAQNIQGLANLLQQSLDDERERMSQF from the coding sequence ATGACCTATAAACAAGATTATCTGGATGATATTCTGATCCGTATGGCCTACCATTCCAGTGGGATTGAGGGCAACACTATATCTCTTCCTGAAACGGTCAGTATCATCTTGGAAAGCACCTTGCCAGGGAAGCATAAGAGTATCAGAGAGTTCTATGAGATAGAGAACCACAAACAGGCTTTTTCTTTGTTGCTGGATAGCTTGGCTAATAACGCTCCCTTGACTGTGGGGCTGGTGCAAGATTTCCATGCGCTATTGACAGACCGCCTGCAGCACGATAGAGGACAGTTTAAAACTGTTCAGAATGCCATCATAGGGGCGGAGTTTAATACAGCTTCACCAGAGGAAACGCCTTTTTTGATGACTCAATGGGCGGACAATACAGCTTATAGGCTGGATATGGCAAAGAGTGAGCGTGAGATATTAGAGATACTGGCTGATACGCATATCCAGTTTGAGCGTATTCACCCTTTTAGCGATGGGAATGGACGTACTGGCCGCTTGGTTCTTATGTACTTAGCTATGAAGTACCTAGGCGCTCCGGTCATTATCAGTAAGGATGACAGAGCGGAGTATATGGAGCTTTTAGCTGCTCAAAACATCCAAGGGCTGGCTAACTTATTGCAGCAGTCACTAGATGACGAAAGGGAGAGAATGAGCCAGTTTTAG